From a single Nicotiana tabacum cultivar K326 chromosome 8, ASM71507v2, whole genome shotgun sequence genomic region:
- the LOC107798957 gene encoding 1-aminocyclopropane-1-carboxylate oxidase homolog 1, with protein sequence MAIPSDYDYDWDKEVKEFEATKGGVKGLVDSGITKIPRFFIYPSSDNLTKNPSLCKNGHIQLKIPVIDLQGIESGSGGRRGIVEEIKNAAQDWGFFQIVNHGVPVSILDAILETTRNFHEQPKEARMDLYSSDNRHKVRVFTINGSFQETHVASWRDALACTFIDDTLDPEAIPLICRKEITDYMEYMIKVRETISELLSEALGLSSDYLAQINCVKSEYLTCLYYPPCPEPELALGTINHSDSTFLTMVVQDSSGGLQVLYQNHWVDVPPIPGALVVNIGDLMQLITNDKFKSVEHRVLARPVGSRVSAVCFFFPSSECLLKQYGPIKELLSEKDPPLYKSVSNLEYMAYYQKNVRECTSALPHFKL encoded by the exons ATGGCAATCCCTAGTGATTATGATTATGATTGGGATAAAGAAGTAAAGGAATTTGAAGCCACAAAAGGTGGTGTAAAAGGGCTAGTAGATTCTGGTATCACAAAAATACCAAGATTTTTCATTTACCCATCATCAGATAATTTGACCAAAAATCCATCACTTTGCAAGAATGGCCACATTCAGCTGAAAATCCCTGTCATAGACTTGCAAGGAATTGAAAGTGGCAGTGGTGGGAGAAGGGGAattgttgaggaaataaaaaaCGCAGCTCAAGATTGGGGATTTTTTCAAATTGTAAATCATGGGGTTCCAGTTAGTATACTGGATGCAATTCTTGAAACCACTAGAAATTTTCATGAACAGCCTAAGGAAGCTAGAATGGATCTGTATTCTTCTGATAATAGGCATAAAGTTAGGGTCTTTACTATTAATGGATCTTTTCAAGAAACTCATGTGGCCAGTTGGAGAGATGCCTTAGCTTGTACTTTCATTGATGACACTTTGGATCCAGAAGCTATTCCTCTCATCTGCAG AAAGGAAATAACAGACTACATGGAATACATGATCAAGGTCAGAGAAACCATCTCTGAGTTACTTTCAGAAGCCTTAGGTCTAAGCAGTGACTATCTTGCACAGATAAATTGTGTAAAAAGTGAATACTTGACTTGTCTTTACTATCCACCTTGCCCCGAGCCAGAACTGGCCTTAGGCACAATCAACCACTCAGATTCGACATTTTTAACTATGGTAGTTCAGGATTCTAGTGGTGGTCTTCAGGTTCTTTATCAAAATCATTGGGTTGACGTGCCACCTATTCCTGGTGCTCTAGTCGtaaacattggagatcttatgcAG CTTATAACTAACGACAAGTTCAAGAGCGTGGAGCATAGAGTGCTCGCTAGACCTGTTGGATCAAGGGTATCAGCAGTATGTTTCTTCTTCCCCAGTTCTGAATGTTTGTTAAAGCAATATGGACCAATCAAAGAGCTGTTATCAGAGAAAGATCCTCCGTTATACAAGTCAGTCTCGAATCTTGAATATATGGCCTATTACCAGAAGAACGTACGAGAATGTACTTCAGCTCTTCCTCATTTTAAGCTGTGA